One genomic segment of Streptomyces sp. NBC_00239 includes these proteins:
- the lepB gene encoding signal peptidase I, producing MGGSGGTGRGANGHGRLGSVLSGVAVAVGFLLFLGGFVWGAVVYQPYTVPTDSMVPTVKPGDRVLAQRIDGSEVRRGDVVIFTDAVWSNAPMVKRVVGIGGDVVSCCGKGGRLTVNGVPMDEPYLGLFAGQASETPFEVTVPEGNLFLLGDQRGASLDSRSHIAEAGQGTVPRSAVTARVDAVAWSDPAMLERPEAFAALPGGISAPGPLRLQLYAAAGGAALVLAGAAYGPLARLGGRRRGRTAGRGGASAGAGGGGAGGGRPGGGGGTGGGGAGGGSGREPSRVG from the coding sequence ATGGGCGGATCGGGCGGAACAGGACGTGGTGCCAACGGCCACGGCCGTCTCGGCAGCGTGCTGTCGGGAGTGGCCGTGGCCGTCGGCTTTCTGCTGTTCCTCGGCGGCTTCGTCTGGGGGGCCGTCGTGTACCAGCCGTACACGGTGCCCACGGACTCGATGGTGCCGACCGTGAAGCCGGGCGACCGGGTGCTGGCGCAGCGCATCGACGGGTCCGAGGTGCGCCGCGGCGACGTCGTGATCTTCACCGACGCGGTGTGGAGCAACGCCCCCATGGTCAAGCGGGTCGTCGGCATCGGCGGCGACGTCGTCAGCTGCTGCGGCAAGGGCGGGCGGCTCACCGTCAACGGCGTCCCGATGGACGAGCCGTACCTGGGGCTGTTCGCGGGGCAGGCCTCCGAGACGCCCTTCGAGGTCACCGTGCCCGAGGGCAACCTCTTCCTGCTGGGCGACCAGCGCGGCGCCTCCCTCGACTCCCGCTCGCACATCGCGGAGGCCGGGCAGGGCACGGTGCCGCGGTCCGCGGTCACCGCCCGCGTCGACGCCGTCGCCTGGTCCGACCCCGCGATGCTGGAACGGCCCGAGGCGTTCGCCGCACTGCCCGGCGGAATCTCCGCCCCCGGACCGCTGCGGCTCCAGCTGTACGCCGCCGCGGGCGGCGCGGCGCTGGTGCTCGCGGGAGCGGCGTACGGGCCGCTGGCGCGGCTCGGCGGGCGGCGCCGGGGCCGGACCGCGGGGCGCGGTGGCGCGAGCGCCGGGGCCGGCGGTGGTGGTGCGGGCGGCGGCAGACCGGGCGGCGGCGGTGGAACGGGCGGTGGCGGAGCGGGCGGC
- the lepB gene encoding signal peptidase I, whose amino-acid sequence MAVGARSGREEPDERPEVAVDSETAPTGDSGEPGDGASGSGDGEEHDGHEGTGRKQRSFWKELPLLILIALVLALLIKTFLVQAFSIPSDSMQNTLQRGDRVLVDKLTPWFGSEPERGEVVVFHDPNNWLEGEPTPDPNAVQKFLSFIGLMPSAEEKDLIKRVIAVGGDTVECRKGGPVKVNGKALVEPYIFPGNTACDDKPFGPFKVPEDKIWVMGDHRQNSYDSRWHMDDATKGFVPVDKVVGRAVVVAWPVTRWAALPIPDTFDQPGINTTAAAALGAAPVGLGLAGAVPLVLWRRRKLTRDRG is encoded by the coding sequence GTGGCGGTCGGCGCACGGTCCGGACGCGAGGAACCCGATGAGCGGCCGGAGGTTGCTGTGGACAGCGAGACCGCCCCGACCGGCGATTCCGGCGAGCCCGGTGACGGCGCGTCCGGGTCCGGAGACGGCGAGGAGCACGACGGGCATGAGGGCACCGGGCGCAAGCAGCGGTCCTTCTGGAAGGAGCTGCCGCTCCTCATCCTCATCGCACTGGTCCTGGCCCTGCTGATCAAGACCTTCCTGGTGCAGGCGTTCTCGATCCCGTCTGACTCGATGCAGAACACCCTGCAGCGGGGCGACCGGGTGCTCGTGGACAAGCTGACGCCGTGGTTCGGCTCCGAGCCGGAGCGCGGCGAGGTCGTGGTCTTCCACGACCCGAACAACTGGCTCGAAGGCGAGCCCACCCCCGACCCCAACGCGGTGCAGAAGTTCCTGAGCTTCATCGGACTCATGCCGTCCGCGGAGGAGAAGGACCTGATCAAGCGGGTCATCGCGGTCGGCGGGGACACCGTCGAGTGCCGCAAGGGCGGCCCGGTCAAGGTCAACGGCAAGGCGCTCGTCGAGCCGTACATCTTCCCCGGCAACACCGCGTGCGACGACAAGCCGTTCGGCCCGTTCAAGGTGCCCGAGGACAAGATCTGGGTGATGGGCGACCACCGCCAGAACTCGTACGACTCCCGCTGGCACATGGACGACGCGACCAAGGGCTTCGTGCCGGTCGACAAGGTCGTCGGGCGTGCCGTGGTCGTCGCGTGGCCGGTCACCCGCTGGGCGGCCCTGCCGATCCCGGACACCTTCGACCAGCCCGGCATCAACACCACCGCGGCGGCGGCCCTGGGCGCGGCCCCGGTGGGCCTGGGTCTGGCGGGCGCGGTGCCGCTGGTGCTGTGGCGCCGGCGCAAGCTCACCCGCGACCGGGGCTGA